Proteins encoded in a region of the Delphinus delphis chromosome 13, mDelDel1.2, whole genome shotgun sequence genome:
- the FAM222A gene encoding protein FAM222A, with protein sequence MLACLQRTQNAPGQHLACPTKSLELRKCETVASSMHSSRYPSPAELDAYAEKVANSPLSIKIFPSNIRVPQHKHLSRTVNGYDTSGQRYSPYPPHTAGYQGLLAVVKAAVTSSGVAAPPGLTKSVLKSAEGKRTKLSPAAVQVGIAPYPAPSTLGSLAYPKPPEAPAPPPGLPAAAATAASVISLPGRGLPLPPSNLPSIHSILYQLNQQCQAPGAAPAACQAVAVPHPSPAKHGPVPSFPSLAYPATAGPPDCRKGAELGQGSTPALTLAGATKPTGYADGGLDYLLWPQKPPPPPPPQPLRAYSGGTVASKSPEACGGRVYERAGGSPVNCGVGLPTSFTVGQYFAAPWNSVLVTPTSDCYNPAAAAVAVTELGPGAARELAGPPAETLSGLPSKSVCNTAVLSSSLQSLEYLINDIRPPCIKEQMLGKGYETVAVPRLLDHQHAHIRLPVYR encoded by the coding sequence GCGAGACGGTGGCCAGCTCCATGCATTCCTCCCGCTACCCGAGCCCGGCCGAGCTGGACGCCTACGCCGAGAAGGTGGCCAACAGCCCGCTCTCCATCAAGATCTTCCCCAGCAACATCCGCGTGCCCCAGCACAAGCACCTCAGCCGCACCGTCAACGGCTACGACACCAGTGGCCAGCGCTACAGCCCCTACCCGCCGCATACGGCCGGCTACCAGGGCCTGCTCGCCGTCGTCAAGGCCGCCGTCACCTCCTCCGGCGTGGCTGCGCCCCCCGGGCTCACCAAAAGCGTGCTCAAGAGCGCCGAGGGCAAGCGGACCAAGCTGTCGCCGGCCGCCGTGCAGGTGGGCATCGCGCCCTACCCGGCGCCCAGCACTCTGGGGTCCCTGGCCTACCCCAAGCCGCCCGAGGCGCCCGCCCCGCCACCCGGCCTGCCCGCGGCCGCGGCCACCGCCGCCTCCGTCATCTCCCTGCCCGGCCGCGGCCTGCCCCTGCCGCCTTCCAACCTGCCCTCCATCCACAGCATCCTCTACCAGCTCAACCAGCAGTGCCAGGCCCCAGGCGCTGCGCCCGCCGCCTGCCAGGCCGTGGCcgttccccaccccagcccagccaAGCACGGCCCGGTGCCCAGCTTCCCCAGCCTGGCCTACCCGGCCACTGCCGGCCCACCCGACTGCCGGAAGGGCGCCGAGCTGGGCCAGGGAAGCACGCCGGCCTTGACGTTGGCTGGGGCCACCAAGCCCACAGGGTACGCAGACGGAGGCCTGGATTACCTGCTGTGGCCGCAGAAGCCGCCGCcgccacccccgccccagccgcTGCGGGCCTACAGCGGCGGCACGGTGGCCAGCAAGTCCCCCGAGGCCTGTGGGGGGCGGGTATACGAGCGGGCCGGCGGGTCGCCCGTCAACTGCGGCGTGGGGCTGCCCACCAGTTTCACCGTGGGCCAGTACTTCGCCGCCCCCTGGAACAGCGTGCTGGTGACCCCCACCAGCGACTGCTACAATCCGGCAGCCGCGGCAGTGGCCGTGACCGAGCTGGGGCCGGGGGCGGCCCGGGAGCTGGCGGGGCCCCCGGCGGAGACCCTCTCAGGCCTGCCCAGCAAGAGCGTGTGCAACACGGCCGTGCTGAGCAGCAGCCTGCAGTCACTGGAGTATCTCATCAACGACATCCGGCCCCCGTGCATCAAGGAGCAGATGCTGGGCAAGGGCTACGAGACGGTGGCTGTGCCCCGGCTGCTCGACCACCAGCACGCCCACATCCGCTTGCCCGTCTACAGATAA